Proteins from one Elgaria multicarinata webbii isolate HBS135686 ecotype San Diego chromosome 3, rElgMul1.1.pri, whole genome shotgun sequence genomic window:
- the PRDX2 gene encoding peroxiredoxin-2, with protein MASGKAYIGKPVPDFHATAVVDGAIKEIKLSDYKGKYVVLFFYPLDFTFVCPTEIIAFNDRVEEFHKINCEVIAASVDSQFTHLAWINTPRKEGGLGSTNIPLVADVNHSISKDYGVLKEEDGITYRGLFIIDTKGVLRQITVNDLPVGRSVDETLRLVQAFQFTDQHGEVCPAGWHPGADTIKPTVKDSKAFFAKQQ; from the exons ATGGCCTCCGGTAAAGCTTATATTGGGAAGCCAGTTCCAGACTTCCATGCCACAGCAGTGGTGGATGGAGCCATTAAGGAAATAAAGTTGTCAGATTACAAAG GCAAATACGTGGTTCTCTTCTTCTACCCGCTGGATTTCACCTTCGTCTGTCCCACAGAGATCATAGCTTTCAACGATCGAGTTGAGGAATTCCACAAGATCAACTGTGAGGTTATTGCTGCCTCTGTTGACTCCCAGTTCACCCACTTAGCCTG GATCAATACCCCAAGAAAGGAAGGCGGCTTGGGTTCCACAAATATTCCACTTGTGGCAGATGTCAACCACAGCATTTCCAAGGACTATGGAGTGCTGAAGGAGGAGGATGGCATTACATACAG AGGCTTGTTCATAATTGACACTAAAGGTGTCTTGCGTCAGATCACAGTGAATGACTTGCCTGTGGGGCGTTCTGTGGATGAGACACTACGCCTGGTTCAGGCCTTCCAATTCACAGACCAGCATGGCGAAG TGTGCCCAGCTGGCTGGCATCCCGGCGCCGACACCATCAAGCCCACAGTGAAGGACAGCAAGGCTTTCTTCGCCAAGCAGCAGTAG